One window of Nicotiana tomentosiformis chromosome 11, ASM39032v3, whole genome shotgun sequence genomic DNA carries:
- the LOC104091004 gene encoding auxin response factor 19-like isoform X1, whose protein sequence is MKTPGNTAGAQQAAANVNPAEGEKKSINPELWQACAGPLVNLPAAGTHVVYFPQGHSEQVAASMKKDVDAQIPNYPNLPSKLVCLLHNVTLHADPETDEVYAQMTLQPVPSFDKEALLRSDLSMKTNKPQTEFFCKTLTASDTSTHGGFSVPRRAAEKIFPPLDYSMQPPAQELVARDLHDNVWTFRHIYRGQPKRHLLTTGWSLFVSGKRLFAGDSVLFIRDEKQQLLLGIRRANRQPTNLSSSVLSSDSMHIGILAAAAHAAANNSPFTVFYNPRASPSEFVIPLAKYYKATYSSQVSLGMRFRMMFETEESGTRRYMGTITGISDLDPVRWKNSQWRNLQVGWDESTAGERRNRVSIWEIEPVTAPFFICPTPPFFRSKRPRLPGMPDDDCSDLDGLFKRTMPWLGDDFGMKDPQGLPGLSLVQWMNMQQNPSMPQPNYLHSLSGSVLQNVGSGADLSRQLGLPAAPQLPQHNTLQFGTQRPNQQGQMPATTLSPVGSIMQSQQQQLSDISQLPRQNPINQSVPTNQVQAQLLQAQSLVQSQNVLQQQQSLQNQLQRNLPQQQQIMNQTQQQSFMPSQPSDPLSQQMHLSDNQLQLQLLQKLHHHQQSLLAQQSVLQQQSQLGPIQDQQKQLLDVSQNFSRSLATSQMLDMSQTTSTSTSLSQSQVVQQQMTSQSNFRFSQPNQQSKLHQQPGILPELPGQVGQNLPPTTNQLSTNCSSLLTGAAGGGQSVVTDDVPSCSTSPSTNNCQNAVQPIMSGRIHRGTAAGDEATQSSVPLLNSSGFEAMSTNSNLIKDLQHKSDVKPSVNISKSQNHGFLAPQTYLHTAAPHMDYLDSSSSATSVCFSQNDVQLQQTMNPLSFSTQPVIFRDSQDGEVQGDPRNSVAFGSNMDNQLGLPMMSDPLVTNSLMDSRKDLSNNISSGGGMLSNYENPKEAQPELSSSMVSQSFGVPDMAFNSIDSTINEGSFMNRGAWAPPPQVPRLRTYTKVYKRGAVGRSIDIARYSGYEDLKQDLARRFGIEGQLEDRQRIGWKLVYVDHENDVLLVGDDPWEEFVNCVRCIKILSPQEVQQMSLDGDFGNSLQNQACSSSDGGNVN, encoded by the exons ATGAAAACGCCGGGGAATACAGCCGGAGCTCAGCAGGCTGCTGCCAACGTTAATCCTGCCGAAG GTGAAAAGAAGAGCATAAACCCAGAGCTATGGCAGGCCTGCGCCGGACCTCTGGTTAACTTACCGGCCGCCGGGACCCACGTCGTCTATTTTCCTCAAGGCCACAGTGAACAG GTTGCAGCATCTATGAAGAAAGATGTAGATGCCCAAATACCAAACTACCCAAATCTTCCATCAAAGTTAGTTTGTCTCCTTCACAATGTTACCCTACAT GCTGATCCGGAAACAGATGAAGTTTATGCACAAATGACACTGCAGCCAGTTCCTTCA TTTGACAAGGAGGCACTGTTGAGATCAGATTTGTCTATGAAAACGAATAAACCGCAAACAGAATTTTTCTGCAAGACCTTAACTGCCAGTGATACGAGCACACATGGAGGCTTTTCTGTGCCTCGACGTGCTGCAGAGAAAATATTCCCGCCTCTG GATTACTCGATGCAACCACCTGCCCAAGAACTTGTGGCTAGAGACTTGCATGATAATGTGTGGACCTTCCGCCATATTTATCGTG GGCAACCCAAACGCCATTTGCTAACAACGGGGTGGAGCCTATTTGTCAGTGGGAAGAGGCTTTTCGCTGGTGATTCGGTCTTATTTATTAG GGATGAAAAGCAGCAGCTTCTACTCGGTATTAGGCGAGCAAACAGACAGCCCACAAACTTATCATCATCTGTGTTGTCAAGTGATAGCATGCATATAGGTATCCTAGCAGCGGCAGCCCATGCAGCTGCAAACAATAGCCCTTTCACTGTGTTTTATAACCCAAG GGCAAGTCCGTCTGAGTTTGTCATCCCTTTAGCTAAGTATTACAAGGCAACTTATAGCAGTCAAGTATCGCTTGGCATGCGGTTCCGCATGATGTTTGAGACAGAAGAGTCAGGAACTAGAAGGTATATGGGCACAATTACCGGCATCAGTGATTTGGATCCGGTGAGGTGGAAGAACTCACAATGGCGCAACTTGCAG GTTGGTTGGGATGAGTCAACTGCTGGGGAGAGGCGTAACCGGGTCTCAATTTGGGAGATTGAACCTGTAACAGCACCGTTTTTCATCTGTCCTACTCCGCCATTCTTCAGGTCAAAGCGGCCAAGGCTACCTGGAATGCCAG ATGACGATTGTTCTGATCTGGATGGCCTATTCAAGAGGACAATGCCGTGGCTTGGTGATGACTTTGGGATGAAAGACCCGCAAGGTCTTCCAGGCCTGAGCTTAGTCCAATGGATGAACATGCAACAGAACCCTTCAATGCCGCAGCCAAACTACCTGCATTCTTTGTCTGGTTCCGTTCTACAGAATGTCGGAAGTGGAGCAGACCTCTCACGTCAGTTAGGTCTACCTGCAGCACCTCAGCTTCCTCAGCACAACACCTTACAGTTTGGTACCCAACGGCCAAACCAACAAGGTCAGATGCCAGCTACCACATTGAGCCCTGTAGGATCCATTATGCAGTCGCAGCAGCAACAGTTGTCGGATATCAGTCAGTTACCAAGACAGAATCCAATCAACCAATCCGTGCCTACAAACCAAGTTCAGGCCCAACTTTTGCAAGCGCAGAGTCTTGTGCAATCTCAGAATGTCCTTCAGCAACAACAATCACTTCAAAACCAGCTGCAGAGGAACCTTCCTCAGCAGCAACAGATTATGAATCAGACTCAGCAGCAGAGTTTCATGCCATCTCAGCCTAGCGATCCACTTAGCCAACAGATGCATTTATCTGATAACCAATTACAGTTGCAGCTTTTGCAGAAGCTGCATCATCATCAGCAATCACTTCTAGCTCAACAATCTGTATTGCAACAACAATCCCAGCTTGGGCCAATCCAGGATCAGCAGAAGCAGCTCTTGGATGTATCACAGAACTTTTCCAGGTCGCTTGCAACAAGCCAAATGCTGGATATGTCTCAAACCACGTCCACCTCCACGTCACTCTCCCAGTCGCAAGTTGTCCAGCAGCAAATGACTAGCCAATCTAATTTTCGTTTTTCCCAGCCAAATCAGCAATCAAAACTTCACCAGCAACCTGGAATTCTACCAGAACTACCTGGACAAGTTGGTCAGAATCTACCACCGACTACTAATCAGCTTTCCACAAACTGTAGTAGCTTATTAACAGGAGCTGCAGGTGGAGGCCAGTCGGTGGTTACGGATGACGTCCCATCATGTTCCACTTCACCATCCACGAACAACTGTCAAAATGCGGTTCAGCCAATTATGAGTGGTAGGATTCATCGAGGCACAGCTGCAGGGGATGAAGCAACCCAGTCTTCTGTACCCCTTTTGAATTCCAGTGGATTCGAAGCTATGTCCACTAATAGCAATCTAATTAAAGATTTGCAGCACAAATCTGATGTGAAGCCCTCAGTGAACATCTCCAAGAGCCAGAACCATGGATTTTTGGCTCCTCAAACCTACCTTCACACTGCAGCGCCCCACATGGATTATCTAGATAGTTCATCTTCAGCAACCTCAGTCTGCTTTTCTCAAAATGATGTCCAGTTACAGCAGACAATGAACCCATTGTCTTTCAGTACTCAGCCAGTCATATTCAGAGATAGTCAAGATGGAGAAGTTCAGGGTGACCCCAGAAACAGTGTTGCTTTTGGATCAAATATGGACAATCAGTTAGGACTGCCGATGATGTCTGATCCTTTGGTCACAAATAGCTTGATGGACTCAAGGAAAGATCTATCGAATAATATCTCATCAGGAGGCGGCATGCTTTCTAACTATGAGAACCCCAAGGAAGCACAGCCAGAACTCTCATCATCAATGGTTTCCCAGTCATTTGGAGTTCCTGATATGGCCTTCAATTCAATTGATTCTACCATAAATGAAGGCAGCTTCATGAATAGAGGTGCCTGGGCCCCACCACCTCAAGTACCTCGTTTGCGGACATATACCAAG GTATACAAGCGTGGTGCTGTTGGAAGATCGATTGATATCGCACGTTACTCGGGCTACGAAGACCTTAAACAAGACTTAGCTCGTAGATTTGGTATAGAGGGACAACTGGAGGACAGACAAAGAATAGGATGGAAGCTTGTGTATGTGGATCATGAGAATGATGTTCTGCTGGTTGGTGATGACCCTTGGGA GGAATTTGTGAACTGTGTCCGCTGCATTAAGATTCTTTCTCCGCAAGAAGTCCAGCAAATGAGCTTGGATGGAGATTTTGGGAATAGTCTCCAAAATCAAGCTTGTAGCAGTTCCGATGGGGGAAATGTAAATTAG
- the LOC104091004 gene encoding auxin response factor 19-like isoform X2 — protein MVFSWKSLILGEKKSINPELWQACAGPLVNLPAAGTHVVYFPQGHSEQVAASMKKDVDAQIPNYPNLPSKLVCLLHNVTLHADPETDEVYAQMTLQPVPSFDKEALLRSDLSMKTNKPQTEFFCKTLTASDTSTHGGFSVPRRAAEKIFPPLDYSMQPPAQELVARDLHDNVWTFRHIYRGQPKRHLLTTGWSLFVSGKRLFAGDSVLFIRDEKQQLLLGIRRANRQPTNLSSSVLSSDSMHIGILAAAAHAAANNSPFTVFYNPRASPSEFVIPLAKYYKATYSSQVSLGMRFRMMFETEESGTRRYMGTITGISDLDPVRWKNSQWRNLQVGWDESTAGERRNRVSIWEIEPVTAPFFICPTPPFFRSKRPRLPGMPDDDCSDLDGLFKRTMPWLGDDFGMKDPQGLPGLSLVQWMNMQQNPSMPQPNYLHSLSGSVLQNVGSGADLSRQLGLPAAPQLPQHNTLQFGTQRPNQQGQMPATTLSPVGSIMQSQQQQLSDISQLPRQNPINQSVPTNQVQAQLLQAQSLVQSQNVLQQQQSLQNQLQRNLPQQQQIMNQTQQQSFMPSQPSDPLSQQMHLSDNQLQLQLLQKLHHHQQSLLAQQSVLQQQSQLGPIQDQQKQLLDVSQNFSRSLATSQMLDMSQTTSTSTSLSQSQVVQQQMTSQSNFRFSQPNQQSKLHQQPGILPELPGQVGQNLPPTTNQLSTNCSSLLTGAAGGGQSVVTDDVPSCSTSPSTNNCQNAVQPIMSGRIHRGTAAGDEATQSSVPLLNSSGFEAMSTNSNLIKDLQHKSDVKPSVNISKSQNHGFLAPQTYLHTAAPHMDYLDSSSSATSVCFSQNDVQLQQTMNPLSFSTQPVIFRDSQDGEVQGDPRNSVAFGSNMDNQLGLPMMSDPLVTNSLMDSRKDLSNNISSGGGMLSNYENPKEAQPELSSSMVSQSFGVPDMAFNSIDSTINEGSFMNRGAWAPPPQVPRLRTYTKVYKRGAVGRSIDIARYSGYEDLKQDLARRFGIEGQLEDRQRIGWKLVYVDHENDVLLVGDDPWEEFVNCVRCIKILSPQEVQQMSLDGDFGNSLQNQACSSSDGGNVN, from the exons ATGGTATTTTCTTGGAAAAGTTTGATTCTGG GTGAAAAGAAGAGCATAAACCCAGAGCTATGGCAGGCCTGCGCCGGACCTCTGGTTAACTTACCGGCCGCCGGGACCCACGTCGTCTATTTTCCTCAAGGCCACAGTGAACAG GTTGCAGCATCTATGAAGAAAGATGTAGATGCCCAAATACCAAACTACCCAAATCTTCCATCAAAGTTAGTTTGTCTCCTTCACAATGTTACCCTACAT GCTGATCCGGAAACAGATGAAGTTTATGCACAAATGACACTGCAGCCAGTTCCTTCA TTTGACAAGGAGGCACTGTTGAGATCAGATTTGTCTATGAAAACGAATAAACCGCAAACAGAATTTTTCTGCAAGACCTTAACTGCCAGTGATACGAGCACACATGGAGGCTTTTCTGTGCCTCGACGTGCTGCAGAGAAAATATTCCCGCCTCTG GATTACTCGATGCAACCACCTGCCCAAGAACTTGTGGCTAGAGACTTGCATGATAATGTGTGGACCTTCCGCCATATTTATCGTG GGCAACCCAAACGCCATTTGCTAACAACGGGGTGGAGCCTATTTGTCAGTGGGAAGAGGCTTTTCGCTGGTGATTCGGTCTTATTTATTAG GGATGAAAAGCAGCAGCTTCTACTCGGTATTAGGCGAGCAAACAGACAGCCCACAAACTTATCATCATCTGTGTTGTCAAGTGATAGCATGCATATAGGTATCCTAGCAGCGGCAGCCCATGCAGCTGCAAACAATAGCCCTTTCACTGTGTTTTATAACCCAAG GGCAAGTCCGTCTGAGTTTGTCATCCCTTTAGCTAAGTATTACAAGGCAACTTATAGCAGTCAAGTATCGCTTGGCATGCGGTTCCGCATGATGTTTGAGACAGAAGAGTCAGGAACTAGAAGGTATATGGGCACAATTACCGGCATCAGTGATTTGGATCCGGTGAGGTGGAAGAACTCACAATGGCGCAACTTGCAG GTTGGTTGGGATGAGTCAACTGCTGGGGAGAGGCGTAACCGGGTCTCAATTTGGGAGATTGAACCTGTAACAGCACCGTTTTTCATCTGTCCTACTCCGCCATTCTTCAGGTCAAAGCGGCCAAGGCTACCTGGAATGCCAG ATGACGATTGTTCTGATCTGGATGGCCTATTCAAGAGGACAATGCCGTGGCTTGGTGATGACTTTGGGATGAAAGACCCGCAAGGTCTTCCAGGCCTGAGCTTAGTCCAATGGATGAACATGCAACAGAACCCTTCAATGCCGCAGCCAAACTACCTGCATTCTTTGTCTGGTTCCGTTCTACAGAATGTCGGAAGTGGAGCAGACCTCTCACGTCAGTTAGGTCTACCTGCAGCACCTCAGCTTCCTCAGCACAACACCTTACAGTTTGGTACCCAACGGCCAAACCAACAAGGTCAGATGCCAGCTACCACATTGAGCCCTGTAGGATCCATTATGCAGTCGCAGCAGCAACAGTTGTCGGATATCAGTCAGTTACCAAGACAGAATCCAATCAACCAATCCGTGCCTACAAACCAAGTTCAGGCCCAACTTTTGCAAGCGCAGAGTCTTGTGCAATCTCAGAATGTCCTTCAGCAACAACAATCACTTCAAAACCAGCTGCAGAGGAACCTTCCTCAGCAGCAACAGATTATGAATCAGACTCAGCAGCAGAGTTTCATGCCATCTCAGCCTAGCGATCCACTTAGCCAACAGATGCATTTATCTGATAACCAATTACAGTTGCAGCTTTTGCAGAAGCTGCATCATCATCAGCAATCACTTCTAGCTCAACAATCTGTATTGCAACAACAATCCCAGCTTGGGCCAATCCAGGATCAGCAGAAGCAGCTCTTGGATGTATCACAGAACTTTTCCAGGTCGCTTGCAACAAGCCAAATGCTGGATATGTCTCAAACCACGTCCACCTCCACGTCACTCTCCCAGTCGCAAGTTGTCCAGCAGCAAATGACTAGCCAATCTAATTTTCGTTTTTCCCAGCCAAATCAGCAATCAAAACTTCACCAGCAACCTGGAATTCTACCAGAACTACCTGGACAAGTTGGTCAGAATCTACCACCGACTACTAATCAGCTTTCCACAAACTGTAGTAGCTTATTAACAGGAGCTGCAGGTGGAGGCCAGTCGGTGGTTACGGATGACGTCCCATCATGTTCCACTTCACCATCCACGAACAACTGTCAAAATGCGGTTCAGCCAATTATGAGTGGTAGGATTCATCGAGGCACAGCTGCAGGGGATGAAGCAACCCAGTCTTCTGTACCCCTTTTGAATTCCAGTGGATTCGAAGCTATGTCCACTAATAGCAATCTAATTAAAGATTTGCAGCACAAATCTGATGTGAAGCCCTCAGTGAACATCTCCAAGAGCCAGAACCATGGATTTTTGGCTCCTCAAACCTACCTTCACACTGCAGCGCCCCACATGGATTATCTAGATAGTTCATCTTCAGCAACCTCAGTCTGCTTTTCTCAAAATGATGTCCAGTTACAGCAGACAATGAACCCATTGTCTTTCAGTACTCAGCCAGTCATATTCAGAGATAGTCAAGATGGAGAAGTTCAGGGTGACCCCAGAAACAGTGTTGCTTTTGGATCAAATATGGACAATCAGTTAGGACTGCCGATGATGTCTGATCCTTTGGTCACAAATAGCTTGATGGACTCAAGGAAAGATCTATCGAATAATATCTCATCAGGAGGCGGCATGCTTTCTAACTATGAGAACCCCAAGGAAGCACAGCCAGAACTCTCATCATCAATGGTTTCCCAGTCATTTGGAGTTCCTGATATGGCCTTCAATTCAATTGATTCTACCATAAATGAAGGCAGCTTCATGAATAGAGGTGCCTGGGCCCCACCACCTCAAGTACCTCGTTTGCGGACATATACCAAG GTATACAAGCGTGGTGCTGTTGGAAGATCGATTGATATCGCACGTTACTCGGGCTACGAAGACCTTAAACAAGACTTAGCTCGTAGATTTGGTATAGAGGGACAACTGGAGGACAGACAAAGAATAGGATGGAAGCTTGTGTATGTGGATCATGAGAATGATGTTCTGCTGGTTGGTGATGACCCTTGGGA GGAATTTGTGAACTGTGTCCGCTGCATTAAGATTCTTTCTCCGCAAGAAGTCCAGCAAATGAGCTTGGATGGAGATTTTGGGAATAGTCTCCAAAATCAAGCTTGTAGCAGTTCCGATGGGGGAAATGTAAATTAG